The window GACGAGCAGGCGGATGCGCCCGACCGGCGAGACCAGCAGATAGCGCAGCGTGCCCGTCGAGGCCTCTCCGGCGATCGAGTCACCGGCCACCACGCCGACCGTCAGCGGCAGGAACAGCGGGATCGAGACCACGAGCGCCGTCATGCCGACGAACAGCCCGTTCTGACTGATCCGGTCGAGGAACGCCGGGCCGCGGCCGTCGCCGCCGGTCACCCGGATGGCCACGGCGATGAGGATCGGCACGGCCGCGAGGGCGCCGAGCATCGCCTGCGTTCGGCGCCGGCGAAAGAGCACGCCGAGCTCGCTGAGGAAGAAGCCCCAGCCGAGCGCGTGGCGCGGGGAGCGCACGGTCACCGCGGTGGTCTCACTGGAGGACATCGAAGCCCTCCCCGGTCAGGGCGACGAAGCTGTCCTCGAGCGAAGGACGGTCGACGGCGACGCCGCGCACACGCACGCCCGCACCGACGAGCGCCGCGACCACGTGCTCGGGCGGGAGCCCGTCGGGGAACGGGGCCGCGAGGGCGGTGTCGCCGTCCTTCGACGCCATCGGCGCTTCCGCATCGAGGATGACCTCGGGGGTCGACGCATCGGCTGCCTCGGCGGCGGATCCCGACGTCACCACGACTCCGAGGGGGGCCAGCGTGCGAACGGCGAGCCGCGCATCCGGAGCCGCCACCGTGAGGTGCAGCGTCGCCTGACCGGCGGCACGCAGCTCGTCGATCGTGCCCTGCGCCACCAGGCGTCCGCCGCGCATCACGCCGATGTGGGTGCACATCTGCTCGATCTCGGCGAGCAGGTGGCTCGAGACGAAGACGGTCGTGCCGGTCGAGGCCAGCGAGCGGATGAGGCCGCGCACCTCGCGCGTGCCCTGCGGGTCGAGACCGTTGGTCGGCTCGTCGAGCACGATCAGCTGCCGGGGCATCAGCAGGGCGTTCGCGATGCCGAGGCGCTGCTTCATTCCGAGGGAGTAGGCGCGCACCTTCTTGCCGCCGGCCTGGGTGAGTCCGACGCGGTCGAGCGCCTCGGCGACGCGGGTGCGTCGGGTCGCGCGCGGCGCCCAGCCGTCGGCCGCGTCGAGCCGGGCGAGGTTCGCGGCGCCCGAGAGGAAGGGGTAGAAGCCCGGGCCCTCGATCAGCGCGCCGACGTCGGGGAGCACGGTGCCGAGCTTGCCGGGCATCCGCTCGCCGAGCACCGAGATCTCGCCGGCTGTCGCGCTCGCGAGCCCGAGCAGCATGCGGATCGTCGTCGTCTTGCCCGAGCCGTTGGGGCCGAGGAAACCGAATACCGCCCCGGCCGGCACGTCGAGATCGACGCCGTCGACCACCGTCTGGCGGCCGAAGCGCTTCGTCAGGCCGCTCGTCCGGATCGCGGCCGGAGCCGCGGTCACTCGGCCGGGCTGGCGGGGGCGGGGGCCGCTGCGGCCGCGCTCTGCAGCGCCTCGGCCGGAACGGCTCCGGCGAACACGCGGCCGTCGTCGGTGAGCAGCACCGAGACGAGCGTGGTCTGAAGCAGGCTGCCGCCGTCGACCTTCGTGGTCAGCTGCGAGAACATCGGCGAGGAGGTGAGCTCGGCGGTGTCGGTGCCGATCGGCAGCTCGACGACGCTGCCCCAGCCCTCGCCGGTGACGACGGGCTCCGGATGCGCGGCCGACGCGTCGGGCACGTCGCCCTTCGTCGGCAGGGCCTTCTCGGTCACCGTGGTGCCCTCGGGGGCCGTGAAGTCGAAGAGGTCGGCCGACGGGGTGTCGAGCGAGAGCTCGGAGAAGCCGACCTCGAAGGCCGGGCTGGACTCGCCGCGGGCGAGCACCTCGACCTGCAGCGGCATGCCGGTCTCGGAGTCGACCGCGATCGAGACCGAGCCGACGAGCGTGGCATCGGTGCGCGGGGTGAGCACGAGGTCGTAGGCGTCGCGGCCGGCGACCGAGGTGTCGGCGCCGAGCGAGACGTCCGTGGAGGGGTCGACCGCGGCGAGGAAGCGCTGGGCGATGTCGGCGGGGGTGGGCACGGTGCCGGGGGTGCTCTGCGTGTCGTCGCTGCGGGACGGCAGCGTGGTGTGCACGGCCGAGTCGTCGCTGGAGTCGTAGAGCCAGACGTCGTCGCCGTTCTTCACGACGTCGCGCTCGGCCAGCTGGTCGAGCACCTGCACGCGGAGCCTGTCGGAGCCGTCGGCGTAGACGCGGGCCGCATGGCTGCCGGTCAGCAGCTCGAGCGCGGACTCGGGCGACAGGCCCTGATCGGCCGCGGTGCCGCTGTCGTCGCTGCTGCCGCCACTGCCGCCGCTTCCGCCGGCCGAGCCGCCGAAGCCCGAGAGGTCGGGCAGACCGAGGTCGGAGCTCTGCTCGACCGTTCCCGAGAACGTCTGCACGTCGGCCTGCGCGGCCAGCTCGAGCACCTGCTGGGGCGTCTTCTCGGGCAGGTCGGCCGAGGCGGAGGTGGCGAGCACCCCACCCGCGACGACCACGGCGACGACGGCGGGGGCCGCGATCGCGACCGCCCAGCGCTTCTGGTTACGAGCCATCTGGCATCTCTTCTTCCGACGAACCGGCGGCCGTCTGCTGCGCAGCCGCTCCGGTTGCAGCAACGGTACGCCGCGGAACCGAGAGTTGGCTCCGATTCCCGGAGCTCTCAGGCGTCGCGTTCGGCGTCGTCGCCGAGGTCGGCCGCCAGCTCGTCGGCGCTCAGGCGATCGCCCGGACTGGGCCTGCGGAACGGGGTCGACTCGGCGTGCATCCGCTGCTCACCGGCCGCGCGGTCGGCATCGGGATCGTCGACCGCCGCCTCGTCGTCGACGTCGGACGCGGTGTCGTCCTGCGGGTCGCCGGCGAGATCGCGCTCCCGTGCGGCCTCGTCGGCCTCGGCGTCGCGCGGATCGCCGACGGGCAGGAAGGGCTCAGAACTCGACATGAGCGGATGCTCGCACCCTCCGGTTACGAACGGGTGAACACTCTCAGATGCTCCACCCGGCGGACCCGCTGGACCGCACGTGATGGCTCACGCCGGCCGCCGCCT of the Herbiconiux flava genome contains:
- a CDS encoding LolA family protein, which translates into the protein MARNQKRWAVAIAAPAVVAVVVAGGVLATSASADLPEKTPQQVLELAAQADVQTFSGTVEQSSDLGLPDLSGFGGSAGGSGGSGGSSDDSGTAADQGLSPESALELLTGSHAARVYADGSDRLRVQVLDQLAERDVVKNGDDVWLYDSSDDSAVHTTLPSRSDDTQSTPGTVPTPADIAQRFLAAVDPSTDVSLGADTSVAGRDAYDLVLTPRTDATLVGSVSIAVDSETGMPLQVEVLARGESSPAFEVGFSELSLDTPSADLFDFTAPEGTTVTEKALPTKGDVPDASAAHPEPVVTGEGWGSVVELPIGTDTAELTSSPMFSQLTTKVDGGSLLQTTLVSVLLTDDGRVFAGAVPAEALQSAAAAAPAPASPAE
- a CDS encoding ABC transporter ATP-binding protein is translated as MTAAPAAIRTSGLTKRFGRQTVVDGVDLDVPAGAVFGFLGPNGSGKTTTIRMLLGLASATAGEISVLGERMPGKLGTVLPDVGALIEGPGFYPFLSGAANLARLDAADGWAPRATRRTRVAEALDRVGLTQAGGKKVRAYSLGMKQRLGIANALLMPRQLIVLDEPTNGLDPQGTREVRGLIRSLASTGTTVFVSSHLLAEIEQMCTHIGVMRGGRLVAQGTIDELRAAGQATLHLTVAAPDARLAVRTLAPLGVVVTSGSAAEAADASTPEVILDAEAPMASKDGDTALAAPFPDGLPPEHVVAALVGAGVRVRGVAVDRPSLEDSFVALTGEGFDVLQ